Proteins encoded in a region of the Oscillospiraceae bacterium MB24-C1 genome:
- a CDS encoding DUF4183 domain-containing protein — translation MAIGLFKLVVESTLSDVQYFSTASTDLTIDDTTPVVLLATDFVTGDGAAVTTFTNATSAGYYMLEIGGVLQQTGLYTISASGGGLELLLTTGNTATYNIAASTPITLTVTESTINN, via the coding sequence ATGGCGATTGGACTGTTTAAGCTTGTTGTTGAGAGCACACTCTCCGATGTGCAGTATTTCTCGACAGCATCGACAGACTTAACCATTGACGATACAACCCCTGTCGTTTTGCTTGCAACTGATTTTGTCACTGGCGACGGTGCTGCTGTCACGACATTTACAAACGCAACATCCGCCGGCTATTATATGCTGGAAATTGGTGGCGTATTGCAGCAAACAGGCTTATATACGATCAGCGCCTCTGGCGGCGGCCTAGAGCTGCTTTTGACCACCGGTAACACTGCAACCTATAACATTGCAGCAAGCACGCCTATCACGCTCACTGTAACGGAGAGCACAATTAATAACTAA
- a CDS encoding four-helix bundle copper-binding protein produces the protein MGVVTNSTDKYQKCIDECNRCAQACRECATLCLKEPDVAARKDCISMLMECAAICREASCFMAMEAKHTKDLCTLCARVCDECASSCSMFKDDHCTKCAEECKKCASECRAM, from the coding sequence ATGGGCGTTGTAACAAACAGTACAGACAAATACCAAAAGTGTATCGATGAGTGCAATCGATGTGCTCAGGCTTGCCGCGAATGCGCCACACTTTGCCTGAAAGAACCCGATGTAGCAGCAAGAAAAGACTGCATCAGCATGTTGATGGAATGCGCCGCAATCTGCCGCGAGGCATCCTGCTTTATGGCCATGGAGGCAAAGCATACGAAAGACCTATGCACATTGTGTGCCAGAGTCTGTGATGAATGTGCTTCCAGTTGCTCGATGTTCAAAGATGATCACTGCACCAAATGTGCGGAAGAGTGCAAAAAATGTGCCAGTGAGTGTCGGGCGATGTAA
- a CDS encoding glycine betaine ABC transporter substrate-binding protein, with protein sequence MVKGKLTWKSTVSIVLIVSLVLVLFGGCASSNKPADNSSASAPAETKGTIDIGYVNWAECIAVSNLWKVILEEKGYEVTLTQLDVAPLFVGLSKGDIDIFMDAWLPITHATYWAEYKDSLEDYGIWYQESAKIGIVVPSYVTINSIEELEGAADQFNDQVIGIDPGAGIMKATEAAKEDYGLGLEIVQGSEPAMMASLEKAYGKNEWIAITGWSPHWMFAKFDLKYLEDPKGSYGEAEEIHTLANKDFSGEHAEVATMLKKFKMTDAQIGSLEALINEGMEPTDAAVKWIADNKEVVDAWIA encoded by the coding sequence ATGGTAAAAGGTAAATTAACTTGGAAAAGCACTGTTTCGATTGTTTTGATTGTCAGTCTGGTGCTGGTGCTTTTCGGCGGATGCGCAAGTTCTAACAAGCCGGCCGACAATTCTTCGGCATCGGCCCCTGCTGAAACTAAAGGGACCATCGATATCGGCTATGTGAACTGGGCGGAATGCATCGCAGTCAGCAATCTGTGGAAAGTCATCCTTGAGGAGAAGGGCTATGAAGTAACCCTCACTCAGTTGGATGTTGCGCCGCTGTTCGTTGGCTTGAGCAAGGGCGACATCGATATCTTTATGGACGCATGGTTGCCGATCACCCATGCCACCTACTGGGCAGAATATAAGGATTCGCTTGAGGACTACGGTATCTGGTATCAGGAATCCGCAAAAATTGGCATAGTCGTCCCAAGCTATGTGACGATAAATTCTATCGAAGAGCTTGAGGGCGCAGCAGACCAGTTTAACGATCAGGTTATCGGCATCGACCCCGGCGCCGGTATCATGAAAGCGACCGAAGCCGCAAAAGAGGACTATGGCCTTGGCCTTGAAATCGTCCAGGGCAGTGAGCCTGCTATGATGGCGTCTTTGGAAAAAGCCTATGGCAAAAACGAGTGGATTGCGATTACCGGCTGGAGCCCCCATTGGATGTTCGCAAAATTTGATCTAAAATATCTCGAGGATCCCAAGGGCTCCTATGGCGAAGCGGAAGAAATCCATACGCTGGCCAACAAGGACTTTAGCGGTGAGCACGCGGAAGTTGCCACTATGCTCAAGAAGTTTAAAATGACTGACGCACAGATCGGCAGTCTTGAAGCCCTCATCAATGAAGGCATGGAGCCGACCGACGCGGCAGTAAAATGGATAGCCGACAACAAAGAGGTCGTCGACGCTTGGATCGCCTAA
- a CDS encoding class I SAM-dependent methyltransferase gives MESFDQNWEHIHQHQEWGKYPSEEVVRFIARNFYGKERRSIKLLDAGCGTGAVTWFLAREGFNVYGFDGSKTAIQKARQRMEEEAVTAELAVCDATCLPYLDNFFDGMVDSVMICANTLDNVKKILSECYRTLKPGGRFFSTGLFRPETSGYGAGKLIEPNTYTDITSGVLAGKGIVHFFSYEDITALWQSAGFTNLIIDSMARSEHGGTGCISYFMVEAQKAK, from the coding sequence TTGGAAAGTTTTGATCAAAATTGGGAACACATCCATCAGCATCAGGAGTGGGGGAAATACCCGTCTGAAGAGGTTGTACGCTTTATTGCGAGAAACTTTTATGGTAAAGAGCGGCGCAGCATCAAGCTTTTAGACGCGGGGTGCGGAACAGGTGCCGTAACCTGGTTTTTGGCGCGAGAGGGATTTAACGTATATGGGTTTGACGGCTCAAAAACGGCAATTCAAAAGGCTCGGCAACGCATGGAAGAGGAAGCGGTCACTGCCGAGCTGGCGGTCTGTGATGCAACATGCCTGCCGTATCTGGATAATTTCTTTGACGGGATGGTCGACTCGGTTATGATCTGTGCAAACACACTCGACAATGTCAAAAAGATTTTGAGCGAGTGTTACAGAACATTAAAGCCTGGCGGACGTTTTTTTTCAACGGGATTATTTCGGCCGGAGACGAGCGGATACGGCGCAGGAAAATTGATTGAGCCCAACACCTATACAGACATCACCTCGGGTGTTTTAGCTGGCAAAGGCATTGTACACTTTTTTTCTTATGAAGACATTACGGCGTTGTGGCAAAGCGCTGGCTTTACTAATCTTATAATCGATTCAATGGCGCGCTCTGAGCACGGCGGAACGGGATGCATCAGCTACTTTATGGTTGAGGCGCAAAAAGCTAAATAG